ACATTGCGCAATGAGAGCTGTTCGATCATGGGGTGAGTTTACCGCTTCCGCAAATTTTGCTCGCCCACCTCAGGGCCGAAGCCGAGCCGGTGGATCGCACTGCGGATCGCCGATTCAGAATGACACTTCCACCGGCTGCCGCGACCACAGCACCGACTGGTGCCCGGTGGCCTGCTTCCAGGCCAGCCGGATCGCCTCGATGTCGCGGCGCCGCTGCAGAGTGTCTTCATGCAGGATCACCAGCACCTTGGTGCCCAGCCGGTTCGGCTCCTTGGCACCGCGGAACAGCCACTGGCCATAGGCATCGAACACGGTCAGCCCGTCCGGGAAGCGCGGCGTCACTTCCTTGTCCAGGAATGCGCGCCACTGCGCCTGGCCGATGGTGCGGGTCTGCGGGCGGTCCGCCGGGCCGGTTTCCTCGCCCACGCCGAAGTAGAGTTCGCTACGCACCCAACCGTGCGCCGCAGCCGGCCGCGCCGCATCGCCCTGCAGACTGGCGGTGGTCGAGGCCGGTGCGCTGGCAGGCGTGGTCGCGCAGGCGCTCAGGGCCAGCACGGCGGCAAACAGGCAGGATGGCAGCAACTTCATCGACTTCTCCACAACGGGTTCGGGGGCAGGCTCATGCGTTCCGGACATCAGCTATGCCGGCGTGCGCGCACTGTGCCATCTCGCACGGGCCTGAACAACGCGATAATATCTCTCCATCCGAATGAATGTGAACAATCCGCCCCTTGCGCCCCAGCCCGGCAGGATGCCGACCTCGCGGCGCGTGTCGTTGCAGTTGCAGGAGTAAAGAGCATGACCCGCCCCACCCTTTCGGTTATCGGCCTGGCCATCGCCGCCGTGCTAAGCGTCAACGCGCAGGCCCAGCAGTCCGATCCTGGCGCCACCACCCTGGACACGGTGATCGTCACCGGCACCCGTGCCAGCGACCGCACCGTGCTGGAATCGACCGTGCCGGTGGACGTGCTCACCGCCGAAGACATCCGCAAAGCCGGCGTGGTCAATGGCGAGCTGGGCAGCGCGCTGCAGGCGCTGCTGCCCTCGTTCAACTTCCCGCGCCAATCCAACTCCGGCGGCGCCGACCATATCCGCGCCGCGCAACTGCGCGGGCTCTCGCCCGACCAGGTGCTGGTGCTGGTCAACGGCAAGCGCCGCCACACCTCGGCGCTGGTCAATACCGACAGCAAGATCGGCAAGGGCACCACGCCGGTGGACTTCAATTCCATCCCGATCAATGCGATCAAACGCATCGAAGTGCTGCGCGACGGCGCTGGCGCGCAGTACGGCTCCGATGCCATTGCCGGCGTCATCAACGTGATCCTGGACGACAACCCCGAGCGCGGCGAGCTGGAGGCCAGCTTCGGCGCCTACAACACCGACGTGGAGCCGATCGATCGCCGCGTCACCGACGGCCAGACCAGCTACGCCAGCGCCAAGGTCGGCTCGCTGCTGGGCGACGACGGTGGCTTCTTCAAGGTGGGCCTGGAGCTGAAGAACCGCGAAGCGACCAACCGCGCCGGCTTCGACCAGATTCCGCCGTTCGAAGAGCAGACCCCGGCCAACCTCGCCTTGGCTGGCCGGCGCAATTACGTGCTCGGCGATGGCGCCACCAAAGGCTTGAACGCCTGGCTCAATACCAAGATCCCCTTCAGCGCCACCGGCGAGTTCTACGCCTTCGCCACCTACAACCAGCGCGACACCGAAGGCGCCAACTACTTCCGTTACCCGGACGGCAGCGCCAACTGGCGCGAGCTCTATCCCAATGGCTACCGGCCGATTTCCGAAGGCGAGAACCGCGACCTGCAGGCAGTGGCCGGCGCACGTGGGCAGCTCGGCAGCTGGGACTACGACGCCAGCGTCAACTACGGCCGCAACGACTTCACCTACCGGCTGCGCAATTCGCTCAACGCCTCGCTGGGGCCGACCAGCACCACGCGCTTCAAGACCGGCGATTTTGCCTTCGCGCAGACCGTGGGCAACATCGACCTGACCCGCGTATTGGATGCCGCCGGTGCCACCCACACCTTCGGCACCGGTGCCGAATTCCGCCGCGAGCAGTACCGCACCCACGCCGGTGACCCGGCCAGCTACGCGGCCGGCCCTTTCACCGACCGCCCCACCGGCTCGCAGGCCGGCGGCGGCCTCACCCCGCAGGACGAGGCCGACCTGTCGCGCAATGTCGCCAGCGCCTACGCCAACGTCTCCAGCCAGTTCGGCGACAAATTCTCCACCGACCTGGCCGGCCGCTACGAGCACTACCAGGACTTCGGCAGCCAGTGGACCGGCAAGCTGGCCGCGCGCTACGCGTTCGCGCCGGCGTTCGCCCTGCGTGGCGCGATCTCCAACAATGTGCGCGCGCCCTCGCTCAGCCAGATCGGTTACGAAGCCACCTCCACCGGCTACGACGCCGCCGGCCGGCTGACCCAGGGCCGCCTGCTGTCGGTCAACAACCCCATCGCGCGCGGACTCGGCGCCACCGATCTGAAGCCGGAAAAATCGGTCAATTACAGCCTGGGCTTCACCAGCCAGCTGGGCGACCACTTCGACCTGTCGCTGGATTTCTTCCGGATCGACATCGACGACCGCATCGCCCTATCAGAAGACATCACCGGCGATGCGCTGACCAGCTTCGTGCAGCAGAACTACGGTGTCACCGGCGTGCAGAGCGCCAGTTACTTCCTCAATGCCGCAGACACCCGTACTCGCGGCGCCGAGCTGGTGGCCAACTGGCGCCAGTACGCCTTCGGCGGCGACCTGCTGCTGACCGGCACCTATAGCTACGCCAAGACCGAGCTGGAAAACATCATCGCCACGCCGGCGCAGTTGCTCGCCCTGAACCCGGAGTACGTGCTGTTCGGCGTGGAAGAGAGCAACACGCTCACCGATGCCGCACCGCGCACGCGCGCCGCGCTGGCGACCAACTGGAGCAACCAACGCTGGAATCTGCAGACCCGCGTGAACCGCTATGGCAGCGCCACCCGCGTGTTCGACTTCGGCGGCGGCTTCGTTCCGCGCCAGACCTACGGCGCCGAATGGCAGCTGGACCTGGAAGCCGAATACCACCTGGACACGCAGTGGACGCTGGCCATCGGCGGGCAGAACATTCTGGACAACTACTCGGACCGCTCCATCGATGACATCGCCTACTTCGGCAACCTGCCGTACGACGTGCTGTCGCCGATCGGCAGCAACGGCGCGTACTGGTATGGGCGGGTGCGGTATACGTTTTGAGCTACAGCGAATGTTTTAAAGTCCCTCTCCCCTCAGGGAGAGGGGTTGGGGTGAGGGTACGGGGCGAAGCCCTCGTGCAGCCAAACTCCAACAGGCTTCGCCCGTACCCTCATCCGCCCCTGCGGGGCCCCTTCTCCCCCATGAAGGAGGACAATGTCCCGAAGGGAAAAGGGGGTAATCCCCGCCGTTCCATAACCTGAATCTCACACTGCGTTGCGCACACTGCCCTGATGGCAGACGTGTATTCCCCCCTTCCGTCGCCGCCATTGCTGGACGATGCCTGCGCATTGTTCCTGGACGTGGACGGCACCTTGATCGACTTTGCCGACAGCCCCGAGGCGGTGCGGCTACTGCCTGAGGTGCGTGCGGCCATCGGCCGCCTCAGTGTGCGGCTCGATGGCGCCATCGCGCTGGTCAGCGGGCGGCCGCTGGTACAGCTCGACACCCTGTTCGCACCGCTGATCCTCCCGGCCGCCGGCCTGCACGGCCACGAGCTGCGCAGCGACGCCGCGGCGCGCGCGGCGATGCCGCAGGATACGTCCGAGTGGCTGCATGGTCTGCATCAACGCGCCGCCGCGCTCACCCACCGGCATCCCGGCGTGCTGGTCGAAGACAAGGGCGTCAGCGTGGCGCTGCATTGGCGCGCGCAGCCGCTGGCTGGCCCCGACGTGCTCGCCTTCGCGCAGGACGAAATCGCCCAGCTTTCCGGTTACCGCCTGCAGCCTGGCGATCATGTCGTGGAGTTCGTGCCCGAAGGCAGCAACAAGGGGCTGGCGGTAGAACAGCTGATGCAGCAAGGCGCTTTCGCCGGCCGAACCCCGGTGTTCGTGGGCGACGATCTCACCGACGAATTCGGGTTCGAGGCTGCCAACCGGCTCGGCGGCTGGAGCGTGCTGGTGGGCGACCGTGCCCAGACCAGCGCGCGCTATCGCGTGCCAGGCACGGCTGCCGTGCATGCGTGGCTGCAACAGAACGCGCGCGGCGCCTGAGCGCCCGCCCTCTCCCTTTCGTCATCGCATAGGAGTGTCGGTACTTCATGACCGAGCCAAACCTGGATCTGGGCGTCATCGGCAACTGCAGCTTCGGCGCATTGGTGGATCGTCAGGCACGCGTGGTGTGGAGTTGCCTGCCCGCCTTCGACGGCGACCCCGCCTTTTGTTCGCTGCTATCGCCCAAGACCGAGGGCGGCGACTTCGCCGTGGAGCTGGAGGATTTCGTCAGCAGCGAGCAGCACTACCTGCCCAATACCGCAGTGCTGCGCACGGTCCTGCGCGACAGCAAGGGTGGCGAAGTCGAGGTGATCGATTTCGCACCGCGCTGGCGCAATAACGGCCGCTTCTATCGGCCGGTGAGCATCATCCGCCAGATCCGTCCGTTGGCCGGCAACCCGCGCATCATCGTGCGTGCGCGCCCGCTGGCCGACTGGGGTGGCCGCACACCCGAGACCACCTGGGGCAGCAACCACATCCGCTGGGTGTTGCCGGAATTCACCCTGCGCCTGACCACCGACGTGCCGGTGCGGTTCGTGCGCGACGGCCTGCCGTTCGTGCTCAGCCACCCGGTCAGCCTGGTGCTGGGCGTGGACGAATCGCTGACCCGCTCGCTCACCGGCTATGTGCAGGAAGCGCAGGAGCGCACCGAAGAATACTGGCGCGAGTGGGTGCGGTATCTGTCGATCCCGCTGGACTGGCAAGAAGCGGTGATCCGCAGCGCGATCACGCTCAAGCTGTGCCAGTACGAAGACAGTGGCGCCATCATCGCAGCAATGACCACCTCGATTCCGGAAGCGCCCAACACCCCGCGCAACTGGGATTACCGCTATTGCTGGCTGCGCGATGCGGCCTTCGTGGTGCGCGCGCTCAATCGCCTGGGCGCCACCCGCACGATGGAGCAGTTCATCGGCTACATCTTCAACATCGCCACCACCGACGGCACCATGCAGCCGCTGTACGGCATCGGTTTCGAGTCGCAGCTGGAAGAGCACGAAGTCGACACCATGGCCGGCTACCGCGGCATGGGCCCGGTGCGACGCGGCAACCTGGCCTGGATCCAGCAGCAGCACGATGTCTACGGCAGCGTGGTCTTGGCATCCACGCAGCTGTTCTTCGACCTGCGCCTGAAGGATCAGGGCGATGCAGACACCTTCCGCCGCCTGGAACCGCTGGGCGAACGCGCCTACGCGCTGCACAACGTGCCCGATGCCGGCCTGTGGGAATTCCGCGGCCGCGCCGAGGTGCATACCTACACCGCGGCGATGTGCTGGGCGGCCTGCGACCGCCTGTCCAAGATCGCCGAGCGACTGGCGTTGCCCGAGCGCAGCAGCTACTGGCGCGAGCGCGCCGAGAGCATCCGCGAGCGCGCGTTGAACGAGGCCTGGAGCGAAGAACGCGGCCATTTCACCGATACGCTCGGCGGCCATCGCCTAGATGCCTCGCTGTTGCTGCTGGCCGATATCGGCATCGTGGATGCCGACGACAGCCGCTTCGTGCGCACGGTCGAAGCGGTGGGCCGCGTGCTCA
The window above is part of the Xanthomonas cassavae CFBP 4642 genome. Proteins encoded here:
- the otsB gene encoding trehalose-phosphatase; protein product: MADVYSPLPSPPLLDDACALFLDVDGTLIDFADSPEAVRLLPEVRAAIGRLSVRLDGAIALVSGRPLVQLDTLFAPLILPAAGLHGHELRSDAAARAAMPQDTSEWLHGLHQRAAALTHRHPGVLVEDKGVSVALHWRAQPLAGPDVLAFAQDEIAQLSGYRLQPGDHVVEFVPEGSNKGLAVEQLMQQGAFAGRTPVFVGDDLTDEFGFEAANRLGGWSVLVGDRAQTSARYRVPGTAAVHAWLQQNARGA
- a CDS encoding DUF3574 domain-containing protein, which codes for MKLLPSCLFAAVLALSACATTPASAPASTTASLQGDAARPAAAHGWVRSELYFGVGEETGPADRPQTRTIGQAQWRAFLDKEVTPRFPDGLTVFDAYGQWLFRGAKEPNRLGTKVLVILHEDTLQRRRDIEAIRLAWKQATGHQSVLWSRQPVEVSF
- a CDS encoding glycoside hydrolase family 15 protein: MTEPNLDLGVIGNCSFGALVDRQARVVWSCLPAFDGDPAFCSLLSPKTEGGDFAVELEDFVSSEQHYLPNTAVLRTVLRDSKGGEVEVIDFAPRWRNNGRFYRPVSIIRQIRPLAGNPRIIVRARPLADWGGRTPETTWGSNHIRWVLPEFTLRLTTDVPVRFVRDGLPFVLSHPVSLVLGVDESLTRSLTGYVQEAQERTEEYWREWVRYLSIPLDWQEAVIRSAITLKLCQYEDSGAIIAAMTTSIPEAPNTPRNWDYRYCWLRDAAFVVRALNRLGATRTMEQFIGYIFNIATTDGTMQPLYGIGFESQLEEHEVDTMAGYRGMGPVRRGNLAWIQQQHDVYGSVVLASTQLFFDLRLKDQGDADTFRRLEPLGERAYALHNVPDAGLWEFRGRAEVHTYTAAMCWAACDRLSKIAERLALPERSSYWRERAESIRERALNEAWSEERGHFTDTLGGHRLDASLLLLADIGIVDADDSRFVRTVEAVGRVLKHGDALYRYIAPDDFGEPETSFTICTFWYIDALASIGRKDEARELFERILSRRNHLGLLSEDLSFEDGEAWGNFPQTYSHVGLIIAAMRLSRSWQEAS
- a CDS encoding TonB-dependent receptor plug domain-containing protein codes for the protein MTRPTLSVIGLAIAAVLSVNAQAQQSDPGATTLDTVIVTGTRASDRTVLESTVPVDVLTAEDIRKAGVVNGELGSALQALLPSFNFPRQSNSGGADHIRAAQLRGLSPDQVLVLVNGKRRHTSALVNTDSKIGKGTTPVDFNSIPINAIKRIEVLRDGAGAQYGSDAIAGVINVILDDNPERGELEASFGAYNTDVEPIDRRVTDGQTSYASAKVGSLLGDDGGFFKVGLELKNREATNRAGFDQIPPFEEQTPANLALAGRRNYVLGDGATKGLNAWLNTKIPFSATGEFYAFATYNQRDTEGANYFRYPDGSANWRELYPNGYRPISEGENRDLQAVAGARGQLGSWDYDASVNYGRNDFTYRLRNSLNASLGPTSTTRFKTGDFAFAQTVGNIDLTRVLDAAGATHTFGTGAEFRREQYRTHAGDPASYAAGPFTDRPTGSQAGGGLTPQDEADLSRNVASAYANVSSQFGDKFSTDLAGRYEHYQDFGSQWTGKLAARYAFAPAFALRGAISNNVRAPSLSQIGYEATSTGYDAAGRLTQGRLLSVNNPIARGLGATDLKPEKSVNYSLGFTSQLGDHFDLSLDFFRIDIDDRIALSEDITGDALTSFVQQNYGVTGVQSASYFLNAADTRTRGAELVANWRQYAFGGDLLLTGTYSYAKTELENIIATPAQLLALNPEYVLFGVEESNTLTDAAPRTRAALATNWSNQRWNLQTRVNRYGSATRVFDFGGGFVPRQTYGAEWQLDLEAEYHLDTQWTLAIGGQNILDNYSDRSIDDIAYFGNLPYDVLSPIGSNGAYWYGRVRYTF